Sequence from the Litorilinea aerophila genome:
ATGGGCACCATAAGCGCCGCAATGGGCAGGGGGGCGGGCTCCAGGGCCAGGATGCTGCCCGTAAAGATGAAGAGGGCTAGCCCCCGGTGCCCTTCCGGCGACAGCCCTTCGGGCGTGGGAAAGAGCAGCACCGCCGTGGTCAGGCCCAACACCAGCAGGAAGCGGCGCAGGTCGAAGACCTTGCGCACGCCGGCCTGGAGGGGCTCCTGGAGGACCTGTAGCGGCGTCACCCGACGCTGGAGGCGCCGTTTGCTGGTCATGGTCCGCTCAGCCGTGTCACCCCGGCGACCTCCCCCGTCTGAGGCAGCGGCAGGGGAGGATTCTGGGGCGGGGCCGGGCGGACCCTCCTGGCGAATTTGCCGGTGGGAAGGAGGCGGCCTCAGGGTGGCTGTGGGCGGCAGCGACGATTTCAGGCGCGAACGTTTCAGGGTCATGGATGTCCGGAAAAAGGCTATCGCCGACGGTTTAACGGTTGACGGGTTCGAGGGCAGGCTGGCTTAACGGGCGTTGCACAAAGAGAGGCCTTCCAGGGCCGGGCCGCTCTCCGGGTCGATCTCCAGCGCCTTGCGGAGCCAGGTCACCGCCTTGTCGCATTCGGGGGGATCTTTGTAGATGTAGGCCAGGCCCAGGGTGTAGAGCTGTTCAATGCGGGCGCTGTCTCCTACCAGGTTCAGCCCTTTTTCCAGGGCGGGCACCGCATCCTCGTAGTTGCGCCGGGCGTAGAGGGCCATCCCCAGGTGGACGTGGGCAGGCCCGTAGTTGGGATCCATCTCCACGGCCTTGCGCAGCTCCCGAATGGCAGTCAGGTGATCGCCCATATTGTAAAGCCCGTCCCCCAGGGCGTCCAGGGTGATGGCCGACTCGTAGACGGCCACGGCCTGGCGGTAGCTTTCGATGGCCTTTTCGTAGTCCAGCAGGCCGATGCGATATTGGCGTCCTTTGGCGATGTACAGGTCAAAGCGGTTGGGTGCTGCGGCAATGGCCGCGTCGTAGGCCTGGATGGCCGCCTCGTAATCGCCCCGCATCTCGTACAGGTAGGCCATGTTGCGCAGCGCAGTAACGTTTTGGGGGTCCACCTCCAGGGCCTCGTTGAGGTATTCCTCCGCCACATCCCAGTTGCCCACATCGGTGTAAATTTCGCCCAACACGGCCAGGGTGGTGGCGTTTTGGGGGTCGATCTCCAGGGAGTCCAGCGCATAGTTGAGCGCGCTTTCATAGTCGCCGGTCCAGTCCAGAGCCCGGGCCAGGGTGGTGAGCACGTCTGGGTCGTCTGGCGCCAACTCCGCTGCCCGCTGGGCCAGGCGGAGGGAGGTGGGCACGTCCTGCAGGATCAAGTAGAGGCGAGATTGAGCCGCCAGGGGCGCGGGGTTCTCCGGCTCCAGCCGGGCGACCTCCTGGTAGGCCTCAATGGCAGCATGAATGTTGCCTGCCTGATAGGCCGCTTCTGCATCGGCCAGAAAAGCCAGGGCGCTGCGGGTCGGGATGGCCGTGGGCCGTATGGGCTGGGGAACCAGCCAGGTAGGCCTCTGTTCGTAGAGGATGATGCCCACGATGCCCAGCAGGATCAGGGGCCAAAAGCGGCCGATGATACCCCGACGGCGTCGCCGTGGGCGGTAGCTTCGATCGAGATACATGGCCCGATTATAACATTCTTGCCCGCTCTCGTCACGAAATTTGCCCAATCGGGCCAGATTATGGTATAAACCAAGGGCAATCAGCGCAATTCACGGGCCCCCGTAGCTCAGTGGATAGAGCACTGGCCTCCGGAGCCAGGTGCACAGGTTCGAGTCCTGTCGGGGGCGCTATCTTTTTTGGAGAGTTCTCCGCTCCGGTCTGCCCGAGGTTATGTCTGTAATCTGCAGGAACATCTGAGCAGATACCCCTGGATGGGGAAGATACCTTTGGGCGGGCTGTTATCCCACTGCATGGCCACTTTGCTCGTTGTTGATGACAACCGATATTTCCTCCACGCCTTGAACCGGCTGCTGACTACGGCCGGGCATACGGTGTTGGAGGCTTCCGATGTGGCGACCGCCCTGGAGATCCTGACGGCGGAACCGGATGGGGCAGGGGTGGAGGTCCTCATCACCGACATTTTGATGCCCCAGCGGGATGGCATTCAGTTGATCCGGGAGCTGAAGCGCTCCAACCGGCGCATCAAGATTATCGCCATCACCGGCGGCGGCTATGACAACGAGCTGGCCGAAGACGTTCTGGCTGCAGCCCAGATCTTGGGCGTCGATCTGGCCCTTCAAAAGCCCTTCGACCCTCAACTCCTGCTGGATACCCTGGAACGCCTCACCGATTCGCCCTCCTCGGCCGATCCCTCTTGAAACGGTCTTTTTTCTTTCTTTTCAGCCCCAGATGACACAGATTCAGCCCTTCACGATGGTTGCCCATCTGCGGCGCCGTTTTGTCCGACTCCGCGTGGCGATGGTTGGCCGCTTGTGGCGTGAGCATCCTCCCATGCGGCGCCGTCCCTGAGGTTACCCGGATTACGCAGATTGGGGCCGACTACGGTTCCATACGAAGCTGGAGCCAGACCAGGGGGAAGAGCATGGCGATGAAGACGACCACGCCCGCGCCCCAGATGCGCAGGCTGGACTGAAGCCACTGGGAGCCCGGCAACCACCCCAGCCCGTACAAAATATAGGCGGCCAGGCCGAAGATGACCGCCCACAACATGCTGTGCACCAGGATCGCCCGGGGCAGGACCCGCACCTCCACGATGAGGAGCAGGCTCAAGGTGGCTGCGATGGTCAACAGGGCGATGATCAGGGAGGGGATGCGGTTTTCGGGCAGATTTTCGGCTCCCCCTGGGGTATTCTCTACCAGGGCGGCCACCTGCGCCGGGCCGGTCATGGCCGTGGTGCTGGTCATGTCGGCGGCTGCCGAGGCGGCGGAGGCGTTCTCCGCGGCCGAGCCGTTGCCAGTTTCAGCCAGGGCGGTCCCCTGGACGTTCAGGGTGATGGCCTGCCCGGTGGTAGCCTGCCCGGCCTGGGCCGCCACCCGCAGCATGCCGCTGCGTTCCAGGAGCACATCGCGGATGGCAATGCCGTTGCGGGTCATGGCAGGTTCAATGGGCAAGGCCAGCTCTTCCCCTTCGTAGATCAACTGGAAATTCACCCGGGTGCCGTCGGGCACCACCTTCCCGTTCAGGTCGTAGACGGGCCCCACCTGAATGCGGAGCATGGTCCCCACGTCAACCGTTGGGGGAGGCTCGTCGGTGTCAATCGTCTGGAGGCTGGCGATTTCCGTTTCGTCTACCAGGAGGTGCAGGTCAATGGGGCGGTTGGGGTCAGGCCGTAGCCGGTCGGCCAGGTTGCTGAAGCGGGTCCCCGGGACACCCACCGGCGGTGCGCCGCCCGGGGTGAACGAGCGAAAGAGGGCACGCACGGCTGCTTCCAGGAATGGCTGGGTTTTGCTGTAGAGGCCGTAGTAGACGTTGAGTTTGCCGATCTCGGTGGTGTCCAGGAAGTAGGGGGCGTGGAAGGAGAGGACCACCACCTGTTTGTTGGCCAGTTGCTCCCCATGGAGGCGCAAAAAGCGCTTGACGATGTTGCTGTTGGGATATTGCTCTGGCACCACGTCCAGCATGGCGAAGATGAGCCAGGTGGCCTGCTGGATTTGCAGCCGGGTCTTCTCGTTTTTGTCCAGCAGCTCCTCATCCGTGGTGCTGGCCTGCTCTCCGGTCGTTCCGGCCACTTCTCCTTCCGCGGGAGGAGGCGCACCAGCGGCCGGGGAAGCTTCTGCTGGGGGGGTAGAAGTAGAAGGGGTAGAAGTAGAAGATGGGTCCTTTGCAGGAGGGTGGGCCGCTGCCGCTTCCTCGGTATCCAACAGCTGGGCCAGGTCCGAGAAGGTGAGGCTGGTGACCTGCTCCTCCTGGATCTGGCCGGTTCCCCCAGGCCCATAGAGGCGTAGCATAATCTGGGCCAGCTCATCCGGGTTGATGGCCGTCTCCGCCACACACCCGGGGCACTCCTGGACCAGGCGGCTGTCGGTGAAGATCAGCAGATGGTCGCCAGGCTGGATCATGGGCGGCGCCAGGTCGGCCGCGTTGGCCGGGTCTGGATAGAGGAGGGTGACCGCTTCCCGCGCCACCTGGCCGACCACGGCCAGGGCATTGGCCCGCTGCTCCCCCCCCAGGACCGACAAATCGTCGGCCTGGACGAGCACGTTGTTCAGCGCCAGGGTGGCGGTGATGGGCGGGATGGGCAAAAGGGTGGGGGCGGTGGTGGGGACGGGTGCGGTGTAGAGCCGCAGCTTCAGCCGAAGGATGCGCCGCACGGCTGCATCCACCTGGGCAGCGAAGTCCGGATCGTTGATGTACCGTTCCTGGAAGAAGGCGATGGTCTCCTTGATGTTGGCCTTCTCGTTCTCCCAGCGGTCGTCCAGGCTGAATCGGTCCAGGAGCAAAATGTCGTGGCCGGCGGAGAAGGCTTCCATGGCGATGCGCCGGTAGGGGAATTCATCCAGGTTGGGGCTGTAGTAGCGCCGGATCGCCGGTATGCCCAGGGCGTTGCTGACCAGCAGGCCGCCTTGACCGCGCCAGGTGCCCATCCCCTCCATCTCCAGCACCTGGGTGAGATCGGGCGTCAGGCTGATGGGCGTGCTGCGGCCTGGGGTGTTGCCCTGGAAGCCGGTGTAGCGCATGTGGCTGGACATGAGTCCATCGGTGGCGCCGGGGTCACCGGCCAGGCGCAGGATGGAAGAGGCCCGGCGGGTGACAGTCTGGAAGGGGGGCAACGCCATCTGTTCCAGTTCCTGCTGGCTTTTTTGGACGATGGCCACTTCGTCGTCGGGCAGGCGGTCGGCGCTGCCCGCGCCAGGGAAGTGGCGGGCAATGGTGGCCACCCGTCCCTGTCCCCCCTGGTGGACGCCGGTGATGTAGGCCCGGCCGATCTGGCTTACCCAGTAGGGATCGCCGCCGAAGGATTGGAGCCCCAGGCTACCCACCCGGTCGGCCCGGGGGGCCTCGATCACGTCCAGGTTGGGGCCCAGGAGAAGGTTGACGCCCACGGCGCGCAGTTCCCGGCCCACAATCTCCCCCACCTGGCGGGCCAGGGTCTGATTCCAGGTGGCGCCCAGGGCCATGGCGCTGGGCAGGGGGGTAAAGCCCCGGCGCAGGGCGGTGGACGGCAGGTCGTCGCCGGCCTGCTCCACGGCCACAAAGAGAGGAATGTTCAGGGGGGGCGCGCCGGTCATCTGTTCCATGGAAATCATGCCAGGGGGCGGCCAGGGCTCATCTGGGATGGGTTGGAGGGCCCGCTCCTCCGGCAACAGGAGCCCATAGGCCAATGCCTGGAGCCGATTGATCAGGCTGGCCACCTGGCGCGGGGTATCGACGCCCTTCTCGTTGCTGAAGTTGCCGTTCTCCGGACTTAGCAGGACGCCGCCCACCCGGTAGCCGTAGATGAGCTCAGCGATGTCGCTGTCGAAGCTGATGTCGTTGCCTTCGAAGGAGAT
This genomic interval carries:
- a CDS encoding tetratricopeptide repeat protein; translated protein: MYLDRSYRPRRRRRGIIGRFWPLILLGIVGIILYEQRPTWLVPQPIRPTAIPTRSALAFLADAEAAYQAGNIHAAIEAYQEVARLEPENPAPLAAQSRLYLILQDVPTSLRLAQRAAELAPDDPDVLTTLARALDWTGDYESALNYALDSLEIDPQNATTLAVLGEIYTDVGNWDVAEEYLNEALEVDPQNVTALRNMAYLYEMRGDYEAAIQAYDAAIAAAPNRFDLYIAKGRQYRIGLLDYEKAIESYRQAVAVYESAITLDALGDGLYNMGDHLTAIRELRKAVEMDPNYGPAHVHLGMALYARRNYEDAVPALEKGLNLVGDSARIEQLYTLGLAYIYKDPPECDKAVTWLRKALEIDPESGPALEGLSLCNAR
- a CDS encoding response regulator; its protein translation is MLVVDDNRYFLHALNRLLTTAGHTVLEASDVATALEILTAEPDGAGVEVLITDILMPQRDGIQLIRELKRSNRRIKIIAITGGGYDNELAEDVLAAAQILGVDLALQKPFDPQLLLDTLERLTDSPSSADPS
- a CDS encoding glycoside hydrolase family 3 N-terminal domain-containing protein; this encodes MINYRTQIFTHPRSIHAVLQLLLVVALLLASIPPVHAQSQDSNGPTGDESTPGQATPQVTPTADPTLAAEQALEAQIDALLASMTVADRVGQLFLISFEGNDISFDSDIAELIYGYRVGGVLLSPENGNFSNEKGVDTPRQVASLINRLQALAYGLLLPEERALQPIPDEPWPPPGMISMEQMTGAPPLNIPLFVAVEQAGDDLPSTALRRGFTPLPSAMALGATWNQTLARQVGEIVGRELRAVGVNLLLGPNLDVIEAPRADRVGSLGLQSFGGDPYWVSQIGRAYITGVHQGGQGRVATIARHFPGAGSADRLPDDEVAIVQKSQQELEQMALPPFQTVTRRASSILRLAGDPGATDGLMSSHMRYTGFQGNTPGRSTPISLTPDLTQVLEMEGMGTWRGQGGLLVSNALGIPAIRRYYSPNLDEFPYRRIAMEAFSAGHDILLLDRFSLDDRWENEKANIKETIAFFQERYINDPDFAAQVDAAVRRILRLKLRLYTAPVPTTAPTLLPIPPITATLALNNVLVQADDLSVLGGEQRANALAVVGQVAREAVTLLYPDPANAADLAPPMIQPGDHLLIFTDSRLVQECPGCVAETAINPDELAQIMLRLYGPGGTGQIQEEQVTSLTFSDLAQLLDTEEAAAAHPPAKDPSSTSTPSTSTPPAEASPAAGAPPPAEGEVAGTTGEQASTTDEELLDKNEKTRLQIQQATWLIFAMLDVVPEQYPNSNIVKRFLRLHGEQLANKQVVVLSFHAPYFLDTTEIGKLNVYYGLYSKTQPFLEAAVRALFRSFTPGGAPPVGVPGTRFSNLADRLRPDPNRPIDLHLLVDETEIASLQTIDTDEPPPTVDVGTMLRIQVGPVYDLNGKVVPDGTRVNFQLIYEGEELALPIEPAMTRNGIAIRDVLLERSGMLRVAAQAGQATTGQAITLNVQGTALAETGNGSAAENASAASAAADMTSTTAMTGPAQVAALVENTPGGAENLPENRIPSLIIALLTIAATLSLLLIVEVRVLPRAILVHSMLWAVIFGLAAYILYGLGWLPGSQWLQSSLRIWGAGVVVFIAMLFPLVWLQLRMEP